Proteins found in one Drosophila busckii strain San Diego stock center, stock number 13000-0081.31 chromosome 2R, ASM1175060v1, whole genome shotgun sequence genomic segment:
- the LOC117135090 gene encoding putative odorant receptor 98b: MPNSGEDISNLCFYCSLSMSKLSKNFFKMQGAYFRFLGFDIADGEQGWQYPWKTLWCMLPLAGVQPMIVAYIIVNAGSVDKVDRMTEAIASILLDLLSLFKLGLMIWQHKEYRRLIVRFRSMLTQACDDWIPARIINEENEREQRISQRYKWSFLLTGALSALMPLITTMMMYLNSGVLQPQNSFPYVYPWNNEHLHNALFSYLFTVAAIFGVISGTICMDAFFMSLTHNLVALFKVAQYHMQLNTTTLQQTQTRLGVVFQLYKDTVDISTAVKHSFRPLVCVQLVIASLHLCVIGYTLSMNFNQVQMPFYVMFTMSVLSQLGMYCY; encoded by the exons ATGCCAAATTCTGGCGAGGACATCAGCAATTTGTGTTTCTACTGCAGTCTGAGCATGTCAAAGttgagcaaaaacttttttaagaTGCAGGGCGCATACTTTAGATTTTTGGGCTTTGATATAGCCGATGGCGAGCAGGGCTGGCAGTATCCTTGGAAAACGCTCTGGTGCATGTTACCATTGGCCGGCGTACAACCGATGATTGTTGCGTATATTATAGTAAATGCTGGCAGTGTGGATAAAGTGGATAGAATGACAGAAGCTATAGCTTCTATATTGCTGGATTTGCTGTCGCTTTTCAAGCTTGGGCTCATGATCTGGCAGCATAAGGAGTACAGACGACTTATTGTGCGCTTTCGTTCGATGCTTACACAAG cctGCGACGATTGGATACCAGCGCGCATTATAAATGAAGAAAATGAACGAGAGCAGCGCATAAGTCAGCGTTATAAATGGAGTTTCTTGCTCACAGGCGCCTTGTCAGCTTTAATGCCATTGATAACAACAATGATGATGTATCTGAACAGCGGCGTACTGCAGCCGCAAAATAGTTTTCCCTACGT CTATCCCTGGAACAATgagcatttgcataatgcaCTGTTCAGTTATCTATTCACTGTGGCAGCCATATTCGGTGTCATCTCTGGCACCATTTGCATGGATGCCTTCTTCATGTCCTTGACGCACAATCTGGTGGCTTTGTTCAAAGTAGCGCAATATCATATGCAATTGAACACGACTACGTTGCAGCAAACGCAGACTCGACTTGGAGTTGTATTTCAGCTATACAAGGACACGGTGGACATAAGCACCGCTGTGAAGCACAGCTTTCGTCCTTTGGTCTGTGTGCAGCTGGTCATAGCCTCGCTGCACTTGTGCGTCATCGGCTATACGCTCTCGATGAACTTTAATCAGGTTCAGATGCCGTTCTATGTGATGTTCACCATGTCGGTGCTATCTCAACTGGGCATGTACTGCTATTGA